One window of the Chitinophaga niabensis genome contains the following:
- a CDS encoding RNA polymerase sigma-70 factor — protein sequence MQYQSYTDHQLLDMLRLGDKAALNEIYTRYQGILYSHAFRRFPDREEVRDVVQDIFINLWNNRDHLQVGTSLAAYLYASVRNRLLNIIRHQKVQDSYIHSLQHFIDKGENITDEKLREKELILLVEQEVAALPAQMRLIFEMSRQLNMSHQQIAEELNLSPLTVRTQVRNALRILKVRLGPRIFSVFF from the coding sequence ATGCAATACCAATCATATACTGACCATCAGTTATTAGACATGTTAAGGTTGGGTGATAAAGCTGCACTGAACGAAATATACACAAGATACCAGGGCATCCTTTACAGTCACGCTTTCCGGCGCTTCCCCGACCGGGAGGAGGTGCGTGATGTAGTGCAGGATATATTCATCAACCTCTGGAACAACCGCGATCACCTCCAGGTGGGCACCAGTCTTGCCGCTTATCTCTATGCTTCTGTACGGAACCGGCTGCTAAATATTATCCGTCACCAAAAAGTGCAGGACTCCTATATCCATTCCCTGCAGCATTTCATTGACAAAGGGGAGAACATCACGGATGAAAAGCTCCGGGAAAAGGAACTGATCCTCCTTGTTGAGCAGGAAGTGGCCGCATTGCCGGCGCAAATGCGCCTTATTTTTGAAATGAGCCGCCAGCTGAACATGAGCCACCAGCAAATAGCCGAAGAGCTGAACCTGAGCCCCCTGACGGTGCGGACACAGGTCAGGAACGCACTGCGCATCCTTAAGGTGCGGCTGGGTCCCCGGATCTTTAGTGTTTTCTTCTGA
- a CDS encoding SRPBCC family protein, which produces MENKTPITVEATIQAPVEKVWKYWSEPTHIMNWCSASDDWHAPAATNDLRTGGKFSTTMAAKDGSFSFDFAGVYDEVTDHQYISYTMGDGRTVKISFSGEGNATKVVETFDPEEVNTRELQQGGWQAILNNFKKYTEGN; this is translated from the coding sequence ATGGAAAATAAGACACCCATCACAGTAGAAGCAACAATTCAGGCTCCGGTTGAAAAAGTATGGAAATATTGGAGCGAACCCACACACATTATGAACTGGTGCAGCGCCTCCGATGACTGGCATGCCCCTGCCGCAACAAACGACCTGCGTACAGGTGGAAAGTTCTCCACTACCATGGCCGCAAAAGACGGCAGTTTCAGTTTTGATTTTGCAGGCGTTTATGACGAGGTAACAGATCATCAATACATCTCCTATACCATGGGCGATGGCAGGACCGTAAAGATCTCTTTCAGCGGTGAAGGCAATGCTACAAAGGTTGTGGAAACATTTGATCCGGAAGAAGTGAATACAAGAGAATTACAACAAGGCGGCTGGCAGGCAATCCTGAACAACTTCAAGAAATATACAGAAGGGAACTAA
- a CDS encoding RagB/SusD family nutrient uptake outer membrane protein produces MHLGKYITILLVSCTATGCSSFVDITPQHVIPVGNYYKTEADIRATLTGAYGNLRDIYNGFWIHFELPSDNTQVFTENEGSYGEFDWLTFRSTGGVSGPWNQAYRTIASANIILDRIDGITITDELKKQYTGEAKFLRALMYFNLVRLFGDVPLVLKELLTEEEAYTYRRTSAEAVYAQIEKDLLDAIAMLPPKFTGVNVGRATSGAARSLLGKAYLQQKKWEAAEAILAEVINAYTFEPDLTKLFGPANDNNSEVIFSIQYVAGGIGLGNSFAHAFAPQKSGTSVVSLGALSNNVGTQDLYDAFEATDLRKTAYIGVFKDGTNPKIYYWSKKFVNNVSVLNDGGNDWPVIRYADVLLMYAEALNQNNKTEEALTFISKTRVRAKLTPLTGLSKADTQLALEKERRLELCYEGHRWHDLIRWGKEVSTMEAFQTKYRPIDPRLSNMSITADRKLMPVPFREINLNPLLLPQNSGY; encoded by the coding sequence ATGCATCTTGGAAAATACATCACCATTCTGTTGGTTTCATGCACAGCTACCGGCTGCAGCAGTTTTGTAGACATCACACCGCAGCATGTGATCCCTGTGGGCAATTACTATAAAACGGAAGCGGATATACGCGCCACACTTACCGGCGCTTATGGTAACCTCCGCGATATTTACAATGGTTTCTGGATCCATTTTGAACTCCCTTCAGACAATACGCAGGTGTTCACGGAAAACGAAGGCAGCTATGGAGAATTCGACTGGCTGACCTTCCGCTCAACCGGCGGTGTATCCGGCCCCTGGAACCAGGCGTACCGGACCATTGCATCTGCTAACATCATTCTTGACCGCATTGATGGCATCACCATCACGGATGAATTGAAGAAACAATATACCGGTGAAGCTAAATTTCTCCGCGCGCTCATGTACTTCAACCTGGTACGCCTCTTTGGCGATGTGCCGCTGGTGCTGAAAGAACTGCTTACGGAAGAAGAGGCCTACACCTACCGCCGTACATCCGCAGAAGCAGTATACGCACAGATAGAGAAAGATCTGCTGGACGCAATAGCGATGCTGCCACCGAAGTTCACCGGCGTCAATGTTGGCCGCGCTACGAGCGGAGCCGCAAGATCGCTGCTGGGCAAAGCATATTTACAGCAAAAAAAGTGGGAAGCTGCTGAAGCTATCTTAGCGGAAGTGATCAATGCCTATACCTTTGAACCTGATCTTACCAAACTGTTCGGTCCTGCTAACGACAATAACTCCGAAGTGATCTTTTCCATACAGTATGTGGCAGGTGGCATTGGATTGGGTAACTCCTTTGCACATGCTTTTGCACCACAGAAATCCGGCACCTCCGTTGTATCGCTGGGCGCACTCAGTAACAATGTGGGCACACAGGACCTGTATGATGCTTTTGAGGCTACCGATCTGCGCAAAACTGCCTACATCGGCGTGTTTAAAGATGGCACCAATCCCAAGATCTACTACTGGTCCAAAAAGTTTGTGAACAACGTATCAGTACTGAATGATGGTGGTAACGACTGGCCGGTGATCCGTTATGCTGATGTGTTGCTGATGTATGCGGAAGCACTCAACCAGAATAACAAAACGGAAGAGGCGCTGACCTTTATCAGTAAAACCCGTGTAAGGGCCAAATTAACACCGCTCACAGGTCTTTCAAAAGCAGATACACAGCTGGCACTCGAAAAAGAAAGAAGGCTTGAACTATGTTATGAAGGCCACCGCTGGCATGACCTTATCCGTTGGGGCAAAGAAGTGAGCACCATGGAAGCCTTTCAGACAAAATACCGTCCTATTGATCCCCGCCTTTCCAATATGAGCATTACAGCGGACAGGAAGCTGATGCCTGTTCCCTTCAGGGAGATCAACCTCAACCCTTTACTCTTACCACAAAATTCCGGCTACTAA
- a CDS encoding SusC/RagA family TonB-linked outer membrane protein, which produces MKCRFTFFLIAFLLAGASGFSQQVSIRVKDASIKEVFSKLTEQTGLNFMADAVLMKNLKPLNLQFSNASLNEVLQKCFSGEEVDILVNQDYKTVVIRKKTPAAKTTRQQKQVTGKVTNSTHEPLPGVSIRVKNTVTATVSDATGMFSIEVPENDATLAFSFIGFSPKEVAVKDGSDITVVLEDQQKALGEVVVIGYGEQSSKKVTTAISRIGGSAIAKQPVATPGEALAALAPGIQVQSARGGYPGEAPTIRIRGVGSLGTSSDPLYVVDGYPLQESTQFDLINPADIESIELLKDAASAAIYGSRAANGVVIVTTKRGKAGKASFNVSAYSGIQQIAKKVELLNRDEYIDYAKFTARLRNVTYPAVFDTNPDSLPDVDWQDVIFRQAPISDFQLSARGGSEKARYSVSGGYFSQDGTMRGTSYKRYNLRFNMDADLHPKLKIGISMAPSFSDQYRQPAAGQFSEASTGETAGGRGLPSPIHSAVLMPPVVPVYAADGDYAQGYRGLKNSANGVFFQASLYNPLGVLELYRNRVKEYRLLGNSFLEYEPVQRLKLKTSLGATLNINDQNAYIPATLANNSAPAASRSNPVIAQIYAMENQSTVVDWLWENTLTYSGNIAEAHHFNALLLYSLQKYQAKSTGAAGRSGTYTSALLENPLASSDLVGSLAYSQNSFLSFGGRLNYDYKNKYLLSAALRRDGSSRFGPNNRFASFPSVSAAWRISEEPFMQAISPVLNEVKVRASYGETGNASIGDFTWANNIVPRDYGFGNQRTYGSAQSGFANYDLTWEKNRQTDIGLELGFLNDKYSLTLDYYTRETEGMLFQKDLPAIIGYAAFYRTNLGKLRNNGFELNAKANFNLGPVKWVLEGNISANRTKVLSLGGPSSLPPDAAIFGWDNVFQVKTGDPLGLMYGYEVAGIFRTAQDLQQHPQWVTGNKVGDWIIKDQNNDKKIDENDRAVLGHGFPDFLYGLNSTWQYRNIDLSILVQGVQGVDVINGNVRHQFGIHNVNTSPEYYNNIFDPQQPDKNVEYPAPLASGVTPLNNLTNKAVSDASFLRLRNVTLGYTLPPAALRKIKVQALRFYVTAQNLFTITRYNWYNPETSVTGDSVYRPGVDQGTYPANRVFIAGLHLGF; this is translated from the coding sequence ATGAAATGTAGATTTACTTTTTTCCTGATCGCCTTTCTGCTGGCCGGCGCTTCGGGGTTCTCACAGCAAGTCAGCATCCGTGTAAAAGATGCTTCTATCAAGGAAGTGTTTTCCAAACTTACAGAACAAACCGGCCTGAACTTTATGGCCGATGCCGTATTGATGAAAAACCTGAAACCGCTCAACCTGCAGTTCAGCAATGCATCGCTGAACGAAGTATTGCAAAAATGTTTCAGCGGTGAAGAGGTGGACATCCTGGTGAACCAGGACTACAAAACGGTAGTGATACGCAAGAAAACACCGGCCGCCAAAACAACCAGGCAACAAAAACAAGTTACCGGCAAAGTCACCAATAGTACCCATGAACCATTGCCCGGTGTGAGTATCCGGGTGAAAAATACGGTTACTGCCACCGTGTCTGACGCCACAGGTATGTTCAGCATTGAAGTACCTGAAAATGATGCCACACTTGCTTTTTCCTTCATCGGGTTTAGCCCGAAGGAAGTAGCGGTGAAAGACGGATCGGATATAACCGTGGTGCTGGAAGATCAGCAAAAGGCATTGGGAGAAGTGGTGGTGATCGGCTATGGTGAACAAAGCAGTAAAAAAGTAACCACGGCTATTTCACGGATCGGTGGAAGTGCTATTGCAAAACAGCCTGTTGCAACACCGGGTGAGGCGCTCGCAGCCCTTGCACCGGGCATACAGGTGCAATCTGCGCGGGGCGGTTATCCCGGCGAAGCACCTACCATCCGGATCAGGGGCGTTGGCTCCCTTGGCACCAGCAGTGATCCGTTATACGTGGTAGATGGTTATCCCTTACAGGAATCCACACAATTCGACCTGATCAATCCTGCTGATATCGAATCCATAGAACTGTTGAAAGATGCGGCTTCCGCAGCCATTTATGGCTCCAGGGCGGCTAATGGCGTGGTGATCGTGACCACCAAAAGAGGTAAAGCAGGTAAAGCTAGTTTTAATGTTTCCGCTTATAGCGGCATACAACAGATCGCCAAAAAAGTAGAACTGCTGAACCGGGATGAATATATTGATTATGCAAAGTTCACAGCACGTCTGCGTAATGTAACGTATCCCGCAGTATTCGATACCAATCCTGACAGTCTGCCGGATGTGGATTGGCAGGATGTGATCTTCCGGCAGGCCCCTATCTCCGACTTCCAGTTGTCCGCAAGAGGAGGTTCTGAAAAAGCCCGGTATTCCGTTTCCGGCGGATACTTTAGCCAGGATGGAACTATGCGTGGCACTTCCTACAAGCGGTATAACCTTCGTTTTAATATGGATGCAGACCTTCACCCTAAACTAAAGATCGGTATATCCATGGCGCCCTCTTTCTCCGATCAGTACCGGCAGCCTGCAGCAGGACAGTTCAGTGAAGCTTCTACCGGCGAAACAGCTGGCGGCCGCGGTTTACCGAGCCCTATCCATTCCGCTGTATTAATGCCGCCTGTAGTGCCTGTATATGCAGCAGATGGAGATTATGCACAGGGATACAGGGGTTTGAAAAACTCCGCGAACGGTGTGTTCTTCCAGGCCAGCCTCTACAACCCGCTGGGTGTGCTGGAACTGTACCGCAACAGGGTAAAAGAATACCGCCTGCTGGGTAACAGTTTTTTGGAATACGAACCGGTGCAACGGCTAAAGCTGAAAACCTCACTCGGCGCTACACTCAACATCAATGATCAGAACGCCTATATCCCGGCTACACTGGCCAATAACAGCGCACCAGCTGCCAGCCGTTCAAACCCTGTGATCGCGCAGATCTATGCGATGGAAAACCAATCGACAGTGGTAGACTGGCTTTGGGAGAATACGCTCACTTATTCAGGCAACATTGCAGAAGCGCATCACTTTAATGCTCTTTTGCTCTACTCACTGCAGAAATACCAGGCTAAATCCACCGGTGCGGCAGGCCGCTCCGGTACGTATACAAGTGCTTTGCTAGAAAACCCGCTGGCTTCTTCTGACCTTGTAGGCTCACTGGCTTACAGTCAGAATTCTTTCCTGTCATTCGGTGGCCGCCTGAATTATGATTACAAGAATAAATACCTGCTCTCGGCAGCGCTTCGCCGCGATGGTTCTTCCCGCTTTGGCCCCAATAACCGCTTTGCTTCTTTCCCTTCAGTATCTGCGGCATGGCGCATCAGCGAAGAACCATTCATGCAGGCAATCAGCCCGGTGTTGAACGAAGTGAAAGTACGCGCCAGCTATGGTGAAACAGGCAATGCCAGCATTGGTGATTTTACCTGGGCCAACAACATTGTACCACGCGATTATGGTTTTGGTAACCAGCGTACTTACGGCAGCGCACAATCCGGCTTCGCTAATTATGATCTCACCTGGGAAAAGAACCGGCAAACAGACATCGGGCTGGAGCTGGGTTTCCTGAACGATAAATACAGTCTTACCCTCGACTATTATACCCGTGAAACAGAAGGTATGCTCTTTCAGAAAGATCTGCCTGCCATTATCGGTTATGCAGCATTTTATCGCACCAACCTGGGCAAATTACGCAACAATGGTTTTGAACTCAACGCAAAAGCCAACTTCAACCTCGGCCCTGTTAAGTGGGTGCTGGAAGGAAATATATCCGCCAACCGCACAAAGGTGCTCAGCCTGGGAGGTCCCTCTTCCCTCCCCCCTGACGCGGCTATCTTCGGATGGGATAACGTATTCCAGGTAAAAACAGGTGATCCCCTGGGACTGATGTACGGTTACGAGGTAGCAGGTATTTTCCGCACAGCGCAGGACTTACAGCAACATCCTCAATGGGTGACCGGTAATAAAGTGGGTGACTGGATCATCAAAGATCAGAACAACGATAAAAAAATTGATGAGAACGACCGCGCTGTTCTCGGCCATGGCTTCCCTGATTTTCTCTATGGCCTCAACAGCACCTGGCAATACCGGAACATAGATCTGTCTATCCTGGTGCAGGGCGTGCAGGGTGTTGATGTGATCAATGGCAACGTACGGCATCAGTTCGGCATCCACAATGTGAATACCAGTCCTGAGTATTACAACAACATCTTTGATCCGCAGCAGCCGGATAAAAATGTGGAGTACCCGGCACCACTGGCTTCCGGCGTAACACCGCTCAATAACCTTACGAACAAAGCAGTGTCTGACGCATCTTTTCTCAGGCTTCGCAATGTAACACTCGGTTATACCTTACCACCGGCTGCATTGCGAAAAATAAAAGTACAGGCGCTCCGCTTTTATGTGACCGCACAAAATCTGTTCACCATCACCCGGTATAACTGGTACAATCCTGAAACCAGCGTTACAGGTGATTCTGTATACAGGCCCGGGGTAGATCAGGGCACCTACCCGGCTAACCGTGTGTTCATTGCCGGCCTTCATCTTGGTTTTTAA
- a CDS encoding LacI family DNA-binding transcriptional regulator — translation MKNVTIRALAKELNLSVSTISKALRDSYEISEETKQRVLEVANRLSYTPNPYASSLRGKKSKNIAVVIPEIADSFFAIAINGIEAVVKEKGYHVLICLTHESFENEKAILREFGSGRVDGVLMSVSSETTSCEHICDLMDKEVPVVFFDRVLDEVDTDKIVTNDFESGYAATRHLIEKGCKKIAYLGISKSLAISNNRMEGYKKALADHQIPFEASDIVLCTNDPAYNTEIVKELLQRKKRPDGIVASVEKLTTTVYQACNELQLAIPRQLRIVCFSNLEIATILHPSLTTITQPAFEMGKSAATVLLKALDKKNNSQPKKQLVIPSTLIIRGSSSI, via the coding sequence ATGAAGAATGTTACCATCAGAGCGTTAGCTAAGGAATTGAACTTATCCGTTTCCACTATTTCCAAGGCCTTGCGGGACAGTTATGAGATCAGCGAAGAAACCAAACAACGCGTGCTGGAAGTAGCCAACCGGCTGAGTTATACACCCAATCCTTACGCCAGCAGTCTGCGCGGCAAAAAAAGCAAAAACATTGCAGTAGTGATCCCCGAGATCGCAGATAGTTTTTTTGCGATCGCTATCAACGGTATTGAAGCGGTGGTGAAAGAAAAAGGTTATCACGTGCTGATCTGCCTTACTCACGAAAGTTTTGAAAATGAAAAGGCCATTCTCCGGGAATTTGGCAGTGGCAGAGTGGATGGGGTGCTGATGTCCGTGTCCAGTGAAACCACTTCCTGCGAGCATATCTGCGATCTGATGGATAAAGAAGTGCCGGTAGTGTTCTTTGACCGCGTACTGGATGAAGTGGATACAGATAAGATCGTAACAAATGATTTTGAAAGCGGTTATGCTGCTACGCGGCACCTTATAGAAAAAGGATGTAAAAAGATTGCCTATCTCGGCATCTCCAAAAGCCTTGCCATCAGCAACAACCGTATGGAAGGTTATAAAAAAGCATTGGCAGACCATCAGATCCCCTTTGAAGCGAGTGATATTGTACTTTGTACCAATGATCCTGCCTACAATACAGAGATCGTAAAAGAACTGCTGCAGCGAAAGAAAAGACCGGACGGGATTGTGGCTTCCGTGGAGAAGCTCACCACTACCGTGTACCAGGCCTGTAATGAGTTGCAATTGGCTATTCCGCGTCAGCTGCGGATCGTTTGTTTTTCCAATCTTGAAATTGCCACCATCCTCCACCCTTCCCTTACTACCATTACACAACCGGCATTTGAGATGGGAAAGTCTGCAGCTACCGTGTTGCTGAAAGCATTGGATAAAAAGAATAACAGTCAGCCGAAGAAGCAGTTGGTTATTCCGTCTACCCTGATCATCAGAGGCTCCAGTAGTATATGA
- a CDS encoding FecR family protein, with protein MKNAKELLDKYLSGEATSEEKALVETWYLQEGLPPSDLSQQQLQEEHDMGLKALHSQISPVRRIWPRWAAAAVILLCVGTAAFYMTPAKQHTQPDVAVNVTEADIPAGSNKAVLTLSNGKKISLTDAAPGSLAREYGVSAEKTADGELVYTSNDASSANEYHTITTPAGGQYQVTLPDGSHVWLNAASSLRYPVKFIQQERQVELSGEAYFEVNKQAGKRSFIVQTGGQQVEVLGTHFNISGYTNDAAIKTTLLEGSVRVRNKPGSDVLLKPGQMAINNPAKGAIRVTAADVEDVMAWKNGLFIFNNEHIRDIMTKLARWYDIEVQYEGDMTGVAFQGNYQRSRSLVNLLKTIEQTNSVRFKTEGRRITVIRQ; from the coding sequence ATGAAGAACGCCAAAGAACTGCTTGATAAATATCTTTCCGGAGAGGCAACCAGCGAAGAAAAAGCGTTGGTTGAAACCTGGTATCTGCAAGAGGGCCTCCCTCCCTCTGATCTTTCGCAACAACAACTTCAGGAAGAACACGACATGGGCCTGAAAGCCCTGCATTCACAGATTTCGCCCGTAAGGCGCATCTGGCCGCGTTGGGCCGCCGCTGCGGTGATATTGTTATGCGTGGGAACTGCCGCCTTTTACATGACGCCTGCTAAGCAGCATACGCAGCCAGACGTAGCAGTAAACGTAACGGAAGCGGATATACCTGCTGGCAGTAACAAAGCTGTACTGACCCTTTCCAACGGAAAGAAGATCAGCCTCACGGATGCCGCACCGGGTAGTCTTGCCCGTGAGTACGGGGTTTCTGCAGAAAAAACAGCAGATGGAGAACTGGTGTACACCTCTAATGATGCCTCTTCCGCGAACGAATATCACACGATCACAACACCCGCCGGTGGTCAGTACCAGGTTACCCTGCCCGATGGTAGTCATGTATGGCTCAACGCCGCATCCAGCCTGCGTTACCCTGTGAAGTTCATACAGCAGGAACGGCAGGTGGAATTAAGCGGCGAAGCCTATTTTGAGGTGAATAAACAAGCCGGCAAACGGTCTTTCATTGTACAAACCGGCGGCCAGCAGGTGGAAGTATTGGGCACACATTTTAATATCAGCGGGTACACGAATGATGCAGCTATTAAAACCACCCTGCTGGAAGGGTCTGTGCGGGTACGGAACAAACCGGGCAGTGATGTGTTGCTGAAACCAGGGCAAATGGCCATTAACAACCCCGCCAAGGGCGCCATACGTGTAACAGCGGCGGATGTGGAAGATGTAATGGCCTGGAAGAACGGGCTGTTCATTTTCAATAATGAGCACATCAGGGACATTATGACCAAACTGGCACGCTGGTACGATATTGAGGTGCAATATGAGGGAGACATGACCGGCGTGGCCTTCCAGGGCAACTATCAACGCTCGAGGAGCCTTGTGAACCTTCTCAAAACAATTGAACAAACCAATAGTGTCCGCTTTAAAACAGAAGGCAGGCGGATCACCGTGATCAGACAATAA
- a CDS encoding GNAT family N-acetyltransferase, translating to MKLIRTTSENPDFIALVRELDQYLAGVNGEAHSFFAQFNKIDMLKHTVVAYIDDIPVGCGAFKAFDTTAAEIKRMFVQPAFRGKGIASAILKELETWAAEEGFTACVLETGSHMPDAVALYAARGYGVTAKYGQYVDSVLSVCMRKDV from the coding sequence ATGAAACTTATAAGAACAACATCAGAAAATCCGGATTTCATTGCGCTTGTACGCGAGCTGGATCAATACCTTGCCGGTGTGAACGGCGAAGCACATAGCTTCTTTGCGCAATTCAACAAGATAGATATGCTGAAGCATACCGTGGTAGCCTATATTGATGATATCCCCGTAGGCTGCGGCGCATTTAAAGCCTTTGATACCACCGCTGCAGAGATCAAGCGGATGTTTGTACAGCCTGCCTTTCGCGGGAAAGGAATTGCCAGTGCTATCCTTAAAGAACTGGAAACCTGGGCGGCTGAAGAAGGGTTCACCGCCTGTGTACTCGAAACCGGCAGCCATATGCCGGATGCAGTGGCGCTTTATGCCGCCAGGGGGTACGGTGTGACCGCCAAATATGGCCAGTATGTGGACTCTGTGCTGAGTGTATGCATGCGAAAAGATGTCTGA
- a CDS encoding FAD-dependent oxidoreductase — MKKILIHLLICVLFIAWKPAGNYDVIVYGGTPAGITAAIAAAREGRTVLLLEPLPLVGGMMSGGLSFSDSNQMLREALLGLFEEFHQRVEAYYTSRGITLPYRVAEKDTKHWTYEPHVAEKVFNEMLKEAGVEVILNETLKQAAMSGPRITGLRMWSGRRFSGKMFIDASYEGDLLAAAGVRFRVGRESRAELGESFAGAVYQKKAVAAASMEAGKPLPLISGTTVTPEGEGDNRIMTYSFRLCLSEDPANRVPFTRPADYDEKRYELFRRFYKAMPKTGIPFDMYPIPGNKLDGNNGIGGQLSLGLVGENWQYPTASRKQRQAIWAKHRSYTEGLLYFLMTDPAVPDSVRNRMQRMGYAKDEFAAYGHFPPVLYVREARRMVGEYFLTQADILEHSEKPDAIAVASFPIDSHDCQRIATPGGGFINEGTIFPAKTRVEGRGIPYQVPYRSIIPKAAECVNLLVPVCISASHVAFSSIRVEPAWMVLGESAGIAAVVALESNVAVQQVDYSKLADRLKAKGQVLSYQK; from the coding sequence ATGAAAAAGATATTGATACACCTGTTGATCTGTGTACTTTTTATTGCCTGGAAGCCAGCCGGTAATTATGATGTGATCGTATATGGCGGAACACCTGCAGGTATTACAGCAGCTATTGCTGCCGCCAGGGAAGGCCGTACCGTATTACTGCTGGAACCTTTACCATTGGTGGGTGGCATGATGAGTGGCGGCCTCAGCTTCAGCGACTCCAACCAGATGTTACGCGAAGCGCTCCTTGGCTTGTTTGAAGAATTTCATCAGCGGGTAGAGGCGTATTATACATCCCGTGGCATAACGTTGCCATACCGTGTAGCAGAGAAAGATACCAAACACTGGACGTACGAGCCACATGTAGCCGAAAAGGTGTTCAATGAGATGTTGAAAGAAGCGGGCGTGGAAGTAATACTGAATGAAACGTTGAAACAGGCAGCTATGTCCGGCCCACGCATCACAGGCCTCCGCATGTGGTCCGGCCGCCGGTTTTCCGGTAAGATGTTCATAGATGCCAGTTATGAAGGTGATCTGCTGGCGGCTGCCGGTGTACGGTTCCGCGTAGGCAGGGAAAGCCGTGCTGAACTGGGTGAATCTTTTGCCGGTGCAGTGTATCAGAAGAAGGCAGTAGCTGCTGCTTCCATGGAGGCAGGCAAACCACTTCCTCTCATTTCAGGCACTACGGTAACGCCTGAAGGAGAAGGTGATAACAGGATCATGACCTATAGTTTCCGGCTTTGTTTATCCGAAGACCCAGCGAACCGCGTGCCTTTCACCAGGCCCGCAGATTATGATGAAAAACGTTACGAACTGTTCCGGCGCTTTTATAAAGCCATGCCGAAGACAGGTATCCCTTTCGACATGTATCCGATCCCGGGCAACAAACTCGATGGCAATAACGGCATCGGCGGACAGCTTTCGCTGGGGCTGGTTGGGGAGAACTGGCAATATCCCACTGCATCCCGCAAACAACGGCAAGCTATCTGGGCTAAGCACCGGAGTTACACAGAAGGTTTGCTTTATTTTCTAATGACAGATCCGGCAGTACCGGATAGCGTTCGCAACCGCATGCAGCGCATGGGATACGCCAAAGATGAGTTTGCTGCTTATGGTCACTTTCCACCAGTGTTGTACGTGCGGGAAGCCAGGCGCATGGTAGGGGAATATTTTTTGACGCAGGCGGATATTCTTGAACATAGTGAAAAGCCGGATGCCATTGCCGTAGCCTCGTTCCCGATAGACTCGCACGATTGCCAGCGCATTGCTACCCCCGGTGGCGGATTTATCAACGAAGGCACCATATTCCCGGCTAAAACCCGTGTGGAAGGCCGCGGTATTCCTTACCAGGTGCCTTACCGCAGCATTATTCCAAAAGCAGCAGAATGTGTGAACCTGCTGGTGCCGGTATGTATTTCTGCTTCGCATGTGGCCTTTAGCTCCATCAGGGTGGAACCAGCCTGGATGGTACTGGGAGAAAGTGCAGGTATTGCCGCAGTGGTTGCATTGGAAAGTAACGTAGCTGTACAACAAGTGGACTATTCCAAACTGGCGGATCGCCTGAAAGCGAAGGGCCAGGTTTTATCATACCAAAAATAA